A genomic window from Candidatus Cloacimonadota bacterium includes:
- a CDS encoding DUF1670 domain-containing protein — protein sequence MTKPLTKAQIQLKKVRRLKDKSLKNHLLHRFLHNYGYDKGEVTAKAIVDDILQLLEDFFLVGSIDDDLRHIQCGQLVWMAVPTDEYPQRGKSIAQTRMKPVVLSLVTDADIDHIAFGFDTKTLRKNRIQRLVDEAFDQGALLTQLDLAMLLGMSDAVVSQYVNQIQKEGHLLPTRGNIHDLSGAITHKREIISLYLEGYLTPKIAAKTHHSKEAVDRYIKDYHRVEMLWLHGITELQQISHLSHLSPRVAQQYIDLLPQKLRYNKDLSSKKLDSKESNLDFLDSGETEAGSAGKQPARDNRKQEQVAAPAENLRSLAGKSVLGQCLKKSINVTACKAGC from the coding sequence ATGACAAAACCATTAACAAAAGCTCAAATCCAATTGAAGAAAGTGAGAAGACTCAAAGACAAAAGCCTGAAGAATCACCTGCTCCATCGCTTCCTGCATAATTATGGATATGATAAGGGAGAAGTCACTGCCAAAGCTATTGTAGACGACATCCTGCAACTTCTGGAAGACTTCTTTCTGGTAGGAAGCATCGATGACGATCTCCGACATATCCAATGCGGTCAACTGGTTTGGATGGCAGTTCCTACAGACGAATATCCGCAGCGTGGGAAAAGTATCGCTCAAACCAGAATGAAGCCGGTTGTTCTCTCTTTGGTTACCGATGCCGATATCGATCATATCGCTTTCGGATTCGACACCAAGACATTACGCAAGAATCGCATTCAAAGATTAGTAGATGAAGCTTTCGATCAGGGAGCACTGCTCACACAACTCGATCTCGCTATGCTGCTGGGAATGTCAGATGCTGTGGTCAGCCAATACGTCAACCAGATCCAGAAAGAGGGACACCTTCTGCCAACAAGAGGAAATATCCATGATCTCTCTGGTGCAATTACGCACAAAAGAGAAATCATATCTTTATATCTGGAAGGCTATCTTACTCCAAAAATTGCCGCCAAAACGCATCACAGCAAGGAAGCTGTTGATCGCTATATCAAGGATTATCATAGAGTGGAAATGCTTTGGTTACATGGCATTACGGAACTTCAACAAATTAGTCATCTTTCACATCTATCGCCCAGAGTCGCTCAGCAATACATCGATCTGCTGCCGCAGAAACTCCGGTATAATAAAGATCTATCTTCAAAAAAACTTGACTCAAAAGAATCAAATTTAGATTTTCTCGACTCCGGTGAAACGGAAGCAGGCTCTGCTGGGAAGCAACCTGCCAGGGATAACCGGAAACAAGAACAGGTAGCGGCTCCGGCTGAAAACCTCCGGAGCCTTGCCGGTAAGTCTGTTCTTGGACAATGCCTGAAAAAATCCATTAACGTAACTGCTTGCAAAGCAGGCTGTTAA
- a CDS encoding elongation factor G: protein MKNIRNIALVGASGAGKTSLAEQMLFNSKATTRVGKIEDGNTVMDSNAEEIEKGMSMTLGVANLNWKDTKINILDTPGYVDFSGEQIAAATAVENVLFVVNAAAGFEVGLEQSLELLGDRKVTKSIIINRMDNEGADFKKALELIGENTDITPVPIMIPIGREHKFNGVVDIVQGKAFIEGKAAEIPADLADTVEEARMSLMESVAESDDALLEKYFEEGELTDEEMANGIQNAINAGTLVPVFACSATHNIAVNEVMDAIVRYLPAPDQMKLTVLEGDAEKKIALDENGELFAFVFKSFSDPNVGDIAYVRVFSGSMKSGLDVYIPERDSKDRIGTINTVIGKNRKDISELKAGDIGGLVKIKVARGFNSIVKIGSKLRMPEVALPTPVFWQAIKADNQSDEDKIGAALAKFLEEDPTISMSMNAETNENILAGIGEQQIGLIQKRLKSRFKIETNVKTPSVPYRETVKGNADVSYKHKKQSGGKGQFGEVYFRVKPLPRGEGFEFINSVVGGTIPSKFIPAIEKGLNEIMGDGIISGNPIVDISVDVYYGSYHDVDSSEMAFKIATWQCLKKAFKEAKGILLEPVHNVQIIIPDEYMGDVMGDISTRRGKIMGMEQKGKKQTLNAQMPLAELFSYYPALKSLTQGRGKFTQEFSHYEKVPDDIAAKVIEEANKRDE, encoded by the coding sequence ATGAAGAATATCCGAAATATTGCTCTGGTCGGTGCCAGTGGAGCTGGCAAAACCAGCCTGGCAGAGCAAATGTTATTCAACTCAAAAGCTACTACCAGGGTTGGTAAAATCGAAGATGGCAACACAGTGATGGACTCCAATGCTGAAGAAATAGAAAAAGGCATGTCTATGACCCTTGGCGTAGCAAATCTCAACTGGAAGGACACCAAAATTAATATTCTGGATACTCCCGGATATGTTGATTTCTCTGGTGAACAAATCGCTGCCGCTACAGCAGTGGAAAATGTGTTGTTCGTTGTGAATGCAGCAGCCGGATTTGAAGTAGGTTTGGAACAATCTCTGGAATTACTGGGTGATCGAAAAGTTACCAAATCCATCATTATCAATCGCATGGATAATGAAGGTGCCGATTTCAAGAAAGCTCTGGAACTTATCGGTGAAAATACTGATATCACTCCTGTACCAATTATGATCCCAATCGGAAGAGAACACAAATTTAATGGTGTAGTAGATATCGTTCAAGGCAAAGCTTTTATCGAAGGAAAAGCGGCTGAAATTCCTGCCGACCTGGCTGATACTGTAGAAGAAGCCAGAATGTCTTTGATGGAATCGGTGGCAGAAAGTGATGATGCACTTCTGGAAAAGTATTTTGAAGAAGGCGAGCTTACTGATGAAGAAATGGCAAATGGAATTCAAAATGCCATTAATGCCGGAACCCTGGTTCCTGTTTTTGCCTGTTCAGCTACACATAACATCGCTGTAAATGAAGTAATGGACGCTATCGTTAGGTATCTTCCTGCTCCAGATCAGATGAAACTCACAGTTCTGGAAGGTGATGCTGAAAAGAAAATAGCTTTAGATGAAAACGGCGAATTATTTGCTTTTGTATTCAAATCATTTTCCGATCCAAATGTGGGCGATATTGCTTACGTTAGAGTGTTTTCCGGTTCTATGAAATCCGGATTGGATGTATATATTCCAGAACGTGACAGCAAGGACAGAATTGGAACGATCAATACAGTTATAGGGAAAAATCGAAAGGATATTTCCGAGCTGAAAGCCGGTGATATCGGTGGTTTGGTTAAGATCAAGGTTGCACGTGGATTCAATTCTATCGTTAAGATCGGATCAAAACTTAGAATGCCGGAAGTTGCACTTCCTACACCAGTTTTCTGGCAAGCTATCAAAGCCGATAATCAAAGTGATGAAGACAAGATCGGTGCTGCTCTTGCCAAATTCCTGGAAGAAGATCCAACCATCAGCATGAGCATGAACGCTGAAACCAATGAAAACATTCTGGCAGGAATCGGTGAACAGCAGATCGGGCTTATTCAAAAGCGTCTCAAATCTCGTTTCAAGATAGAAACGAACGTAAAAACTCCTTCGGTTCCTTACCGTGAAACTGTAAAAGGCAATGCAGATGTAAGCTACAAACACAAAAAACAATCCGGTGGAAAAGGACAGTTCGGAGAAGTTTATTTCCGCGTAAAACCTCTTCCTCGCGGCGAAGGTTTTGAGTTTATTAATTCCGTGGTTGGTGGTACAATTCCCAGCAAATTCATACCTGCTATAGAAAAGGGTTTGAACGAGATAATGGGAGATGGAATCATTTCCGGAAATCCCATCGTTGATATCAGCGTTGACGTTTATTATGGAAGTTATCACGATGTCGACTCATCTGAAATGGCTTTCAAGATCGCAACCTGGCAATGTCTTAAGAAAGCTTTCAAGGAAGCAAAAGGAATTTTGCTGGAACCAGTTCACAATGTTCAGATCATCATTCCCGATGAATACATGGGCGATGTGATGGGAGACATTTCTACACGTCGTGGAAAAATTATGGGAATGGAACAAAAAGGCAAAAAGCAGACTTTGAATGCTCAGATGCCTTTGGCTGAATTGTTCAGTTACTATCCTGCCCTGAAATCTCTTACCCAGGGACGTGGTAAATTCACTCAGGAATTTTCACATTACGAGAAAGTTCCGGATGATATTGCTGCCAAAGTGATCGAAGAAGCTAATAAAAGAGACGAATAG
- the ruvA gene encoding Holliday junction branch migration protein RuvA produces MIAFLDGIISHKEPVFAVLNCAGVGYEVNIPLSTYDKLPEIGKKVKLHIHYSFNEMDGVRLFGFISQEEKNLFRNLIAISKIGPKLALAILSGLPVNDLMRAIQAGDVGLIATIPGIGKKSAERLIIELKDKVGNISAESILISQGDSSDIVTEAESALITLGYKQFEVRKQISKLIKEKDYKTSEEIVKATIRSLYKKSRR; encoded by the coding sequence ATGATCGCTTTTTTAGATGGAATTATCAGTCACAAAGAACCTGTTTTTGCTGTTTTAAATTGTGCCGGAGTTGGTTATGAAGTGAATATTCCACTCAGCACCTACGACAAACTTCCCGAGATCGGAAAAAAAGTGAAACTTCATATTCATTATTCTTTCAACGAAATGGATGGTGTGCGGTTATTTGGTTTTATAAGCCAGGAAGAGAAAAATCTGTTCCGCAATCTGATAGCAATTTCCAAGATCGGGCCAAAACTTGCCCTGGCGATTCTGAGCGGACTTCCTGTTAATGATTTGATGCGGGCAATTCAAGCTGGAGATGTCGGTTTGATCGCAACAATTCCCGGAATTGGCAAGAAATCTGCCGAAAGATTGATCATCGAACTCAAAGATAAAGTTGGAAATATTTCTGCCGAATCTATTCTGATTTCCCAAGGTGATTCTTCCGATATCGTTACAGAAGCTGAATCTGCGCTCATCACATTGGGTTATAAGCAATTTGAAGTAAGAAAGCAAATTTCCAAACTGATAAAAGAAAAAGATTATAAAACTTCCGAAGAAATTGTGAAAGCAACGATTCGCTCTCTCTATAAAAAAAGCAGAAGGTAA
- a CDS encoding DUF1670 domain-containing protein yields MAKKKQDDYLGIGRLKSKSSKDAIIQKLSVDFNLTPIIAEAFYSQFSQYYEEHSNVTLSNGEISYEAVSAEEPAGKHIRLCRKKNVRLKLLDFNTDLDVLAEYGTAGVRRHRLARITRQAYDQGALLSYEDIAMLLTTSPATVKRDVRALNQSGKFIITRGSKLDMGPGISHKTIIIDYYLKDYTFTDIERITNHSERSVKRYLIDFIQIITLHKQGFKRNQIRLISQKSDRLVREYLELFRAYEQKSNPRLQALLEPQSVNPEAKKKSGLDEK; encoded by the coding sequence ATGGCTAAGAAAAAACAAGATGACTATTTGGGAATCGGTCGTCTCAAAAGCAAGAGTTCCAAAGACGCAATTATTCAGAAGCTATCGGTGGATTTCAATCTTACCCCCATCATTGCTGAAGCGTTTTATTCTCAATTTTCCCAGTACTATGAAGAACATTCCAATGTAACACTTTCCAACGGTGAAATCTCTTATGAAGCAGTATCTGCAGAAGAACCGGCAGGAAAGCATATCCGACTTTGCAGAAAAAAGAATGTTCGTTTGAAACTCCTCGACTTCAACACCGATCTTGATGTCCTGGCAGAATATGGTACCGCCGGTGTTCGCCGACATCGTCTCGCCCGCATTACCAGACAAGCTTACGATCAAGGTGCACTGTTGAGTTATGAAGATATTGCTATGCTTCTCACTACCAGTCCAGCTACTGTCAAGCGGGATGTCAGAGCATTGAACCAATCAGGAAAATTCATCATAACCCGTGGTTCAAAACTGGATATGGGACCAGGTATTTCTCACAAAACCATCATCATCGATTATTATCTCAAAGATTATACATTCACTGATATTGAACGGATCACAAACCATTCCGAACGAAGTGTGAAACGCTATCTAATAGATTTCATACAGATCATCACGTTGCATAAACAAGGATTTAAAAGAAATCAAATCAGATTGATTTCACAAAAATCAGACCGGCTGGTAAGAGAATATTTGGAATTATTCCGAGCTTATGAACAAAAGAGCAATCCCAGATTGCAAGCTCTGCTCGAACCTCAATCAGTTAATCCTGAAGCAAAAAAAAAATCCGGACTTGATGAAAAATAA
- a CDS encoding YebC/PmpR family DNA-binding transcriptional regulator — protein MSGHSKWSSIKHKKGAADAKRGKIFTRLVKEIIVSAREGGGDPDSNPRLRLAIANAKSNNMPNSNIDRAIKRGTGEIEGASYENYLYEGYGHNGVAILVETLTDNKQRTVSEVRHCFSKFGGSMAESGAVSWMFEQKGLIEMEKNDLDEDEVMMAALDAGAEDFVAEEDNFEIYTDYQDLHTVVKNLEEQDYKLGKTELTRVPNNQINADDVAEKLLKLLDNLEDLDDVQKVYANFEISEDVMEKLSTD, from the coding sequence ATGTCCGGTCATAGTAAATGGAGTTCAATAAAACATAAAAAAGGTGCAGCCGATGCCAAACGCGGCAAGATCTTTACACGTTTGGTAAAAGAGATAATTGTTTCTGCCCGGGAAGGTGGTGGTGATCCTGATTCCAATCCCAGATTGCGACTGGCAATTGCCAATGCCAAAAGCAATAACATGCCGAATTCCAATATTGACAGAGCGATAAAACGCGGAACCGGCGAGATCGAAGGTGCCAGTTACGAAAATTATTTGTACGAAGGTTATGGCCACAACGGTGTAGCAATCCTGGTGGAAACACTCACCGATAACAAGCAGAGAACAGTTTCGGAAGTTCGTCATTGTTTTTCCAAATTTGGTGGTTCGATGGCAGAAAGCGGAGCAGTTTCCTGGATGTTTGAACAGAAGGGTCTTATCGAAATGGAGAAAAATGATCTGGATGAAGATGAAGTGATGATGGCTGCTTTGGATGCCGGAGCGGAAGATTTTGTAGCAGAAGAAGACAATTTTGAAATTTACACCGATTATCAGGATCTTCACACAGTTGTCAAAAATCTGGAAGAACAAGACTATAAATTGGGGAAAACAGAGCTTACCAGAGTTCCCAATAATCAGATCAATGCAGATGATGTTGCTGAAAAATTGCTGAAGCTTCTGGATAATCTGGAAGATCTGGACGATGTTCAAAAAGTTTATGCCAATTTTGAAATTTCCGAAGATGTGATGGAGAAACTCTCAACAGATTGA
- the ruvC gene encoding crossover junction endodeoxyribonuclease RuvC: protein MIILGIDPGSQNCGYGILQVEKRRIVAAGCDVIKTDTSAKLENRLTVIYENIKNVIDEYKPEIAAVETIFYGKNIKSAFTLGHARGVIMLALAQSGIQTFEYSPREVKQSVVGNGNASKEQVEFMVQKILNMDIKNKTQDATDALAIALCQFNKERFRMKK from the coding sequence TTGATAATTTTAGGAATCGATCCCGGTAGTCAAAATTGTGGTTACGGGATCCTGCAAGTAGAAAAACGCAGGATCGTTGCTGCCGGATGCGACGTTATAAAAACTGATACTTCGGCAAAACTGGAAAATAGATTGACCGTAATCTACGAAAATATTAAAAATGTAATTGATGAATATAAACCAGAAATTGCTGCGGTCGAAACCATATTTTATGGTAAAAATATCAAATCCGCTTTCACACTTGGCCATGCCCGTGGAGTCATCATGCTGGCTTTAGCTCAGAGTGGAATTCAAACTTTTGAATATTCTCCAAGAGAAGTGAAACAATCTGTAGTTGGAAATGGAAATGCTTCCAAAGAACAAGTGGAATTCATGGTGCAGAAAATTTTGAATATGGATATCAAAAATAAAACTCAGGATGCTACCGATGCGCTGGCGATTGCACTTTGCCAGTTCAATAAAGAAAGATTCAGGATGAAAAAATGA